In Cystobacter fuscus DSM 2262, the genomic window GCGCAGCCGCAAGGCCGCCGTCGCGGAGTGGTGGGGTGGCGAGGCCGCCAGCCGTTCCACCGCCCAGTGGTAGTCCTCCATCCGTCCGCGCAGCGCACTGCAGCGGGCGAACTCGTAGAGCGACATCGTCAGGGAGGGGGACAGCTCGTGGGCGAGCCGCAATCGCACGAGCCCCTCATCCGCCTGGCCCGACTCGCACTGCATGTTGCCCAGGTACAGCATCGACGGCGCATGGTAGGGCGCGATGTCCAGGGCCTTGCGCACGCCGCGCACCGTCTGGCGCCAGTCATTCTCCTGGGCCGCGAGCATCGCCCGCGCCAGATGGGTCTCCACCATGTCGGGCGCCAGGTGCAGCGCCCGCTCGATGCTGTCACGCGCCGTCTGGCCCAGGTTGTCGCTGGAGTTCCTCGTCCCCATGAACCACGTGCGCGCGCTGGCGACGGCGTGCAGCGCCAGGGCGGGCGGGAAGTCCGGCGCCAGCTCCAGGCATGCGTTGATCATCGCCAGGGGGCCCTCGTTCAGGCTCCAGAACGAGCTGTAGAGCTGCTGGTTCGCCTGGCGGTAGAGCGCCAGCGCCTCGGGGGACAGGCTCGTGCTCCAGGTGGAGAGCACCCCCTCTACCCGGAGCTGCTCGGAGATGCGGGGCGCCAGCTTGTCCTGGAACTCGAACACATCCGTGGAGGGGAACTCGAACCGGTCGTTCCACAACTGCGTCCCCGAGCGCGCCTCGAGCAGCCGGATGGCGACACGCACCGCCTTGCCCGTGCTCTGCATCGTCCCATCCACCACCAGCTCCACCTTCAGCTCGCTGCCCACGGTGCGCGGGTCGCGCGTGTCGCGAAAGCGCGCCGTCACCCCGCTGCCGAGCACCCGGAAGCCCCGCGCGCGCGAGAGCTGATCGATGAGGGAGTCGGTCAGCGCTTCCGCGAGGAACTCGGACTCGCGAGGGCCCTGGTAGCGCAGGGGCAGGATGGCCACGCCTCGCATGACCGGGGTGTGAGCGGAGCGGGGCGTGGCGCGAGGCGTGGGCGGGCCGGACGTGGAGGGCCACTGCTGCACGGTGGGCTCGGGGCGGGTGTACCCCGGCTCGGCGAGCTGTCCCTCGCTGGCGAGCCAGTCGCGCAGCTGCCGCGCCGTCTCACTCGCGCTCTCGGGCCGATCCTCGGGGGCGCGCGCCAGGCAGCGGTTCACCAGCTCGGCGAGCGGCGCGGGGATGCCCGGGTGCTGGCGGAGATCGGGCGCGGGCTGGCGCAGGCGGGCCATGGCGACCGCCCAGGGCTCGTCCGAGCCGAAGGGCAGCTGGCCCGTGAGCATCTCGTAGAGCAGCAGTCCCACGGCGTAGAGGTCCGCGCGGGCATCCACCAGCTCTCCCGCCACCTGCTCCGGCGCCATGTACATGGGCGTGCCGATGGCGCCCTGGGTGCTCGAGGCGGCCTCCCGGGCCAGCGCGCGGGCGATGCCGAAGTCGGTGAGCACGACGCGTCCCTCGGACTCCAGCAGGACGTTGGCGGGCTTGAGGTCGCGGTGCACCACGCCGGCGGCATGGGCCGCGGCGAGTCCCTCGCAGACGGCGAGGGCGATGCGCGCGCCGTGGGGTGCACTCAGCGTGCGCTCGCGGGCGAGCCGCGAGCGGAGGTCCTCGCCCTGCACGTACTCCATGGTGAGGAAGGCCTGGCCCTCGTGGGTGCCCAGGTCGTGCATCCGCGCCACGTGGGGGTGGGTGATGCGGCGGGCGAGCCGGACCTCGCGGCGGAAGCGCTCCAGCGCCTCCGGGCCCGCGTGTTCGCCGAGTTGCAGCACCTTGAGCGCCACGAGGTCGCCCACCAGGCTGTCGCGTGCCTGGTACACCGTGCCCATGCCTCCCCGGCCCAGCGTCCGCAGGAGCGTGTAGCGTCCGGCGAACAACGTGCCCCCCCCTTCTTCCGGGGATGGGGGGCGGATGACGGTGCGGTCGCCTTCGTCAGGGAGGGGGCGGGGGGACGGAGGTGTCTCGGCCAAGGGGCGTGGAGCTTAACGTGTCCCCCCTCTGCTTCGCCATGGAGCCTCAGGGGTGCCTCAGGGCCCCGCCCAGATGAAGTCCAGCGTCGGCACGATGTTGTTGCCGCGCACCCGCTCACGCTCCGAGTATCCGTCCGGACCCGTCACCAGGCGGGTGGCGCCCTGGTCCGCGTTGGCCCACAACACACCCACGGTGAAACGGCTGTGTTTGAAGACGGCGACGTCGAGTCCCACGTGGGCGGTGACGATGAGCGGAGACAGCTCGGCGATGGGCCCCACGTCCGTTCCCGACACGGTGAGCCGGCCCTGGGGGCCGGTGGCGTAGATGTTGAGCTCACCGCGCAGGCGCAGCCGCTCGGAGAGGGCGTGGTCGTACGCTCCGCCCACGCGGTAGCAGGAGCCCGTGAGCGGCGCGGCGAGCAGGATGTCCATGGGGGCGAGGAAGGAGTGGAGCTGGGTGGCGCTGTTGGGTCCGAGCGGCGCGCGCCAGGCGCCATCCGCCTTGAGCGTCCACACGTCGTGCCGGCCCACGTCTCCGGACAGCAGCAGCCCCGCGCGCGGAATCAGCATCCAGCCGATGTCGTTCTCGCTCGTGGCCCATGCCGGGAAGAGGTAGCCCTTGGTGAGCCGCAGGCCGAAGGTGGGCAGCGACACCCCGGCCTCGACCGTGAGCCGCACCGACGAGCGCACCAGGGCGAAGCGGGCGTCCAGGTTGGGGGCCACGAGGAAGACGAGGGGATGGGTCTGGAGTTCGAGCCCGTCGAGGATCGCCAGGCGCAACGGGTTGAACACGCCCATGCTCCAGGAGCCCCGCGGGCCCACGTCCGCGGTGTTCCTCGCGGGACGGGGATCGGCGGCGGCGAGCGTGCCGGCCAGGAGTACGGAGAGAAACAGCGCCTTCATGGCAGCCTCCAGGTTCCGACGACGGGGGCATGATCCGACAGCCGCAGGGCGTCGCTCTGGATGCCAAACGAGCTGTTGGGCCCCTGGATGACGTCGGTGTCCGTCCACTGCTCGCCCTTGCGGATGAAGAGGTAGTCCAGCGTGCGGTTCCAGTACCCGGGCACGCCCTGGTCGTTCACGCTGTCCGGGCCGAGCACCGAGTGCGTGAAGTAGCGCCGCTGGTTGTCTTCGCCCACGCCGTAGCGGGAGAGGGGAATGGAGGGCTCGAAGTCGTCGTAGTACTGCTTCATGACGCTGGGCGTGTAGGGCGGCTGCTCGAAATCGGTGCCCCTGCTGCTCTCGCGCTCGTCGAGGAAGCCACTCAGCCGCAGCTTGCCCTCACAGGACTCGGGAGTGCCCGCGGCCGCGCGCTCGTCGCACACGGGCGGCAGCTCGTTGAAGTCTCCGCCGATGACCCACGGCAGCGTCTCCGCCTTCAGGACGTCGTGGATCTGCTGGATCTGCTTCTGCTTGGTGCCGTCCTGGTCATACGCCTCGGTGTGCACCACGTAGGCGGCGACCCTGCGCCCCTGGCCCACGTCCAGCTCCACCCGGCCGATGGCGCGCTTGATGTAGAAGGTCGACGTGAGCGGATCCTGATCCGTGCGGTCCTCCTGGCGGATGCGCTCGGCCTTGAGGATGGGGTAGCGCGAGAGGATGGCGTTGCCCAGGTCCATGCGGCCCACGCCCTCGGACGGCACGTAGCGGGCCTTCCAGGTGGACATGTAGCCCGCGTAGCGCAGGTTCGTGTTCTCCAGCAGGAAGCGCACCTGGTCGATGTAGGCGCTGCGCTTGGAGTCGACCTCGATCTCCTCCGTCATGAGGATGTCCGGGTCGTACTCGCGGATGAGCGCCGCGACCCGGGTGAGGCAGTCCGTCACCTCGGTGGAGGACATCTGGACGCGGTCGCCCCAGAAGTCGAACCAGAAGTCGATGCGGCAGGCACCGTACTTCACGTTCCACGACATCACCTTGAGTGACGTGGGGTTGTCCACCGGCGCGGGGTGGTCCGCGTGGGCCTTGAAGCGGGGGACTTCTTCCCGGGTGAAGGACAGGGGGTCGGCCACCCATTCGCAGCCGGCCAGCAGAGGCATCAGGAGGAGCAGCGGGCGGAGTCGTCTCATGCGCGGCGGATGCTACGACGGTACGGGGCGAGTGCCAGGGGGAATGCCGCTCCCCCTGGAAGAAGCGGGGGCTACTTCTTCTCGTTCTTCTCACGCAGCGCGGTGATGACCTCGCGCGCGGTGGCCACGGACGAGGCCGGGTTCTGGCCGGTGATGAGGTTGCCGTCACGCACCGTGAAGCTGCCCCACAGGGGGCCGGACTCGTGGCGGGCGCCCTGCTCGCGCAGCCGGGTCTCCAGGAGGAAGGGCATCACCGTGTCGAGCTTCCCCGCCTTCTCCTCCTCGTTGGTGAAGGCCGCCACGCGCTTGCCCGCCACGATGGGCTTGCCATCCGGGGCCTTCACGCCCACGAGCGCCGCCGGCCCGTGGCAGACGGCCGAGACCACCGCGCCCCGGGCATACGCCGTCGTGAGCAGCGAGTGCAGCGGCGTGTGCGTCGCCAGGTCCCACATCACGCCGTGGCCGCCCACCACGAAGTAGGCGTCATAGGTGTCCTTCACCTTCTCCAGCACGAGCGTGTTCGCCAGCTTCTTCTTCGCGCCGGCGTCCGCGAGGAAGGCGCGGGTGGCCTCGTTGGGCTCCTTCTCGCTCTTGGGATCCGCCACGGCCTTGCCGCCCAGGGGCGAGGCGATGTCCACCTGCGCGCCCGCCTGGGTGAACTCGGCGTAGGGCGCCGTCAGCTCCTCGAGCCAGAAGCCGGTGGGCTCCTTCGTGTTTCCCAGCTGCGTGTGGCTGGTGACGATCAACAGGATCTTCACGGCGGTCAGGGCCTTCATGGTGCGTGCTCCTTCATCGGGCCCACCGGGTTCGGGGGCCAACGGAACGAACAAGTACCGCCGCCCCGGGCTGAAGAAAATCGAGGGGCTCTTCGCATAATGTGAAGCCATGCTTGGCAATCACGAGGCGCTGTGGACGCTCTGGGAGGTGAGCCGCGCGGGGACCCATGCCGCGGCGGCCGCGCGCCTGGGCATCACCCCATCCGCCGTGGGACAGCAGCTCAAGGCGCTGGAGGCGCGCGTGGGCGTGGCGCTGTTCGAGCGGGTGGGGCGGCGTGCCCGGCTCACGGCCGCGGGGGCGGCGCTCGTCGCGCGGCTCGGGGAGCACCTGCCCGCGCTGGACGCGGCGCTCGAGGAAGCCTCCGAGGCCCACCGCGCCGTACGGGGCGAGGTGTCCCTGGGCGGGCCCTGGCCCTTCTTCCGGTTCTGGTTGCGTCCGCGCCTGCCAGGGCTGTTGGAGCGCCATCCGGAGCTGCGCTTGAACGTGCGCTTCGACGTGCCGAGCCTGCTCGTGCGCCGGCTGCTCGCGGGCGAACTGGACGTGGCCCTCGTGGGCGTGTTGCCCGAGGCGCCGGGGCTGGAGGTGCGGCGGGTGGGTCAGGAGGAGTTCGTGGCCGTGGCCTCGCCCGACCATGTGCGGCGGTGGGGCACGCCCCGCACGGCCCGGGAGTTCGCCGCCCAGCGCTTCATCGCGTTCGACGCGGACCTGGCGATGCTCGGCCCGTGGTGGCGGGCGGCCTTCGGTGCACGCGAGCCGCTGCCCACGCACGTGGTGTGCCGCATCGCCAACCTGGATGAGATGCTGGCGCTCGCCGAGGCGGGCAGCGGCATCGCGGTGCTGCCGGACTACCTGGTGGCGCCGGCGATCCGCGCGGGGCGCGTGGTGGTGCTCGCGCCGGAGTCTGGCCGGCGCTCGGGCCGGCGTCCCCGGGGGACGCTCTGGGTCGCGTGGCGCCGGGCCGCGGCGCCCACCGCGCGCTTCCTCGCCGTGCGCGACTGGCTCCTGGAGGGGACTCCAGGAGCTTGAGCCGCGTCAGCTCAGGGTGACCTCGAGCCGCGTCAGGGCGCGCATGATGGGGTGCGGCTGCAACTGCGGCTCCTGGCTCAGGCGCATGTGGGGGAAGCGCCGCACCAGGGTGCCCACGACGAGATCCAGCTCCTGCCGGGCCAGGGCGGCGCCGAGGCAGAAGTGCTGGCCCGCGCTGAAGGCGATGGTCTGGCTGACGTCGCGGCGGATGTCGAAGCGCTCCGGCTCGGGGAACACCTCGGGGTCGTGGAGCGCGGCGGGGATGAAGGGCATCACCATCTGGCCCTTGCGCAGCTTCGTTCCCGCGAACTCCATCTCCTCCCGGGCGAACTTGGGCAATCCGCCCTTGCCGAACAGGTCGTAGCGCAGGGTCTCCTCGATGGTGTTGCGGATGAGCGAGGGATCATCGCGCAGCAGGGAGAACTGGTCCGGATGCCGCAGGAGGCTGTAGAGCGCCCAGTTGGCCGCGTGCACCGTGGTGTCCGAGCCGGCGACGATGAGCGCGTGGACGAGGGAGATCATCTCGTCCTCGGTCAGCTTCTGGCCCTCGTCGCTCGCGGTGATGAGGGTGCTGAGCAGATCGTTCTCGAGCAGGTGCTCGCGGCGCTCGGCGATGACCTCGCGCAGCATGCGGATCCACCGGGGCATCGGGGCGATGAGTTCGAAGAGTTCCTCGGCCTTGTTGAAGAGGACGGAGCTACGGATGGAGGCCTGGCCGAAGGCACGGAACTCGCCGCGCAGGTTCTCGGGAATCTTGAGCATGTCGCTGACGACGCGCATGGGCAGCGGCTCGGTGATGGTCGTGAGATCGACCCGCTCGCCCTTCACGTGCTCGGCGATGATGTCGTCGACCGCCTTCTGGATTTCATCGCGCATGCGCTCGGCGGCGCGCGGCGTGAAGGCGGGGCTGACGAGCTTGCGCACCCGCAGGTGGTCGGCGTCGGCCAGGCCGAAGAGCCCGTTGTCCATGATGGACTTGTACTCGGCGTGCTCGGCGGGCCACTCCTCCTTCCGGGCGAACTCCCACATCCGGTAGTCGTTGCTGAAGCGGCGGTCGAGCACGAGGGCCCGCACGTCCTTGTGGCGGCTGAAGACGATGGCATCGCCGCGGGCCTTCCACCGGTAGGCGGGGGCCTTCTCCCGGAGCCACGCGTACGTGGGATAGGGATCGCGGACGAAGGCCGGGTCCTCCAGGTCGAGCACGAAGTCGGGCCCGTGGTCGGGCGTCGGTGTTTTCTGAAGCATGGGTCTCCCTTGCGTCTCAGCCGTCGTACGGCTCGAAATCATCCTTCGTCGCGCCGCAATCCGGGCAGTACCAGTCCGCCGGCAGATTCTCGAAGGCCGTGCCAGGAGGAATGCCGGTGTCCGGGTCGCCTACCGCGGGATCGTAGATGTGACCGCAGGGGATGCAGCGATACTTCTTCATGAGGACCTGCTCCTTGGGCGCGGCACCTGCCGGCGAGCCGCCGGGGGCCGAGAGGGGGGGCGGAGAGGGACTACTACACCCCGCGCAGTGAGTCGATCAGCGCCCGCATGCGCTCGTGGTGGGAGCCCGCCCAGAAGACGCGCTGGCAGCCGGGGCAGTGCTGGAAGCTCGAGAACGTCGCGAGCACCCGCTCGGGCACACGTCCGCGCACCTCCTCGGGGGACGCGCCGACGAGCGGCGTGTTGCAGGCGAGGCAGCGGGTGAAGGGGCGCATGCGCGGGACGAGGCCGTAGCGCCGCGCCACCTCGGGCAGTTGCCGCGAGGGGTCCGTCTCGCGGGGGAAGTAGCCGTGCACCACCTCGGAGCGCTTGAGCACGCCCAGGTCCCGCGTGAGGAGGATGCGCTGCTCGTCCCGCGAGCGCCGGGCCAGGACGTCATCCGCGAAGTCGTTGCGCCACACGGTGTCGAAGCCGAGCATGCGCAGCAGGGACGCGAGCCGGCCCAGGCCCACGTCGAGCAGGAAGCGGGGCTCGCTCAAGGCGGGCGGTCCCACGCGGAGGGAGGGCGTCTGGTCGGGAGGGCTGCCGGGGGGGTGGACGGCGATGCGCTGGCCGTGCTGGACCCGGTGGGAGAAGTTCACCGCCTCGCCCTCCACGAGCACCACGTCCACCTCGGGGTGGGGCGGCCCGAGCGACTCGATGAGATCCTTCACCGAGCACGGCGCGGGCAGGGGATGGGCGAACTCGACGCCCCGGCGCTCCGGGGCGAGGAAGTCGTTGAGGGGGCCGTGGAAGCGCAGCCAGAGAGGGCTCACGGCGCGGGGGGCGGTGGTTGCTTCTTCTGGCGTATCCGCTGGATGAGCCGGTCGATGAGCGGGGTGACGGCGAAGGTAAGGGCGAAGCGGGGAATCTTGATGGCCTGGCAGGCGAAGTAGGCGCCCATGAAGGTGCTCGCGGCGCCCGCGGCGCTCTCCACCTTGAAGCCCGCGTGGATGAGCAGCATGAAGCCCACGAGGAAGAGGCTGAAGAGGCCCCAGTGCACCACGATGGCCAGCATGCCATAGCGGGTGATGAACTCCTGGAGTCGCTCCATGAGCTTCGGCTTGGACTTCAAGGAGGCCGGGGGAGTGGGCGTCGCGTCTGGATTCGGAGTCACGGGAGGTTCAACAGTCGCCATTGCCCCCACCATGCCCCACTTCAGGGAAGCCAGCGAGCGAGCCCGACGTCGTCCGGCTCCAGGGGGGCGCGGATTGTCAGGATCCAGGCGGCCGGGGTAGAGGTAGGGGCCTCATGGTGAAACGCTTTCGTGTCCTCATCCTCGTGGGCCTCGCCACCCTCGCCGCCGACCAGGTGACCAAGTACCTGGCCGTGGCCCATCTGACGGAGGCGCTCGACGGGCGCACGGGCCTGGCTCGGTTGGAAGGCTTCGTGTCCGAGCAGAACCTGGACAACGATCCGCCCGTGGAGGGAGCGTTCCGCCGCTCGACCCGGCCCTACCGCTTCATCGAGGACTACTGGCACTTCCGCTACGTGGAGAACCCCGGGGCGGCCTGGGGGATGTTCGCCAACCTGCCCGACGGGGTGCGCCGGCCCTTCTTCCACGGGGTGAGCCTCATCGCGCTCGGCTTCATCCTCTACATGTACCTGAAGCTGACGCCGGATCAGGCCCGGTCGCGCTGGGCGCTGGCGCTCGTCACCGGCGGCGCGCTGGGCAACTTCGTGGATCGGCTCCTGCGCGGCTACGTCATCGACTTCATCGACTGGCACTGGCGCAACCAGCCGGGGATGCGCTGGCCCACCTTCAACGTGGCCGACGCGGCCATCTGCGTGGGGGTGGGGCTGCTGCTGCTCGACTCCTTCCAGACGCGCCAGCCCGTGGAATCCGTGACGCCGGGGGGCCAGGTGGTGTAAGCCGGCTGCCGTGCCCCGTAAATACCTTCTCCTGTTGTCGGTGGCGCTCGGCGTCATCGTTCTGGATCAGTGGACGAAGTACCTCGTCGTGCGCGAGCTCACCACGCGCTTCGATGACCGGCCCACGCTGGGCGAGCGGTTGTCGGCGATGTATGGAGATCCGCCCCCGCAGGGCTATGACGGACTGCACTACCGGTCCAAGCGGCACATCGAGATCCTCCCCTCGTTCTTCCGCCTGCGCTACGCGGAGAATCCAGGCGCCGCCTGGGGCTTGTTCCGCTCCCTGCCGCCCCACATCCGGGGACCGCTCTTCCACGTGGTGAGCCTGGGGGCCGTGGTGTTCATCACCTGGTACTTCAGCAAGCTCAGTGGGAAGGATCCGAAGGAGCGCTGGGCGCTGTGGGGCCTGCCGCTGGTGCTCGGCGGCGCGTTGGGCAACTACATCGACCGGATCGCCCGGGCCTTCGTCATCGATTTCCTCGAGGCCCATTGGTACGACAAGGCCGCGTGGCCCTCGTTCAACGTGGCTGACTCGGCCATCGTGGTGGGCGTGGGGCTGCTGCTGGTGGATGCCTTCGTGCGCAAGGAGACGCCCGAGGAGCGCAAGTCCGCGGAGCTCGGCTCCTGAGTCACCGGGCGGCCCTTTTCTTCCGGGCGCCCTGACCGGCTAGGCTGTCGGGCCGCGCGCTTCCCGAGGCTCCCCCATCATGCTTCCCGTCCTCCTCCACTTCACCTTCACCTCGCTCGCCTCGCAGCTCCTGCTGTTCGCGGTGGCGCTCGTCATGGTGGTGTCCATCGCCCGGAACGGCTGGCTCGGCGCCGAGGGTCCGTCGCCCACGTCCGGGCAGCGGCTCACGCGCGCGCTCGGCTATGGCGCCGTCGCGGGGGGGCTGGCCTTCGTCGGTCTGCGCTACGCCCTGCCCGCGGACGCCATCCCCGGAGGTCAGGGCCAGGGCATCCCCGTGCACTCCTACGGGTTGCTGCTGGCCGCCGGTTTCCTCACGGCGATGTCGGTGGCGTCGCGGCTGGCCCAGGACGAGTGGCGCTCGGTGTCGTGGGTGCCGGACGCGTCCGGGGGCGGCCAGTGGGTGGACACCGAGGGGCCGCGCAAGCGCGAGGCGGTGTTGGACCTGGGCTTCCACGTGCTCGTGGGCGGCCTGGTGGGCAGCCGCGTCCTCTTCGTGCTCGTCAATTGGAAGGACTACGCGCGCGACTGGACGCAGGTGTTCTCGCTGGGCGGCGGGCTCGTGTTCTACGGCGGCCTCATCGGCGCGGCCCTGGCGGCGTGGCTCTTCGCGCGCCGCCACGGCATGGACTTCCTGCGTCTGGCGGACGTGGCCATTCCCACGGTGTCGCTCGGCCAGTGCCTGGGCCGGCTCGGGTGCTTCTCCGCCGGGTGCTGCTGGGGCGATGTCGCCGCGTCCGGCGCGCGTTTCATGGCCCGCTTTCCGGGCGCCGGGCTCGCCCAGGACTTGTTCGGCCGGCTCTCGGGCTCCGCCAGCCTCGCCTTCCAGTCCCAGGCCCAGGATGGGCGCTTCGTCCTGCCGGACTCCGGGCTCATCCTCCACTACCCCGTCCCGGGCGCGGTGCGCATCTCCGAGTGGGTGGCCCAGCACGGCACCACCCTGCCGGTCCATCCCACGCAAATCTACGAGTCCGTCGGGCAGCTCGTGCTCTTCTGTGTGCTCCTGTACGCGCGGCGCTACCGGCGCTTCCATGGGCAGATCTTCGCCCTGTGGCTCATGTGCTACGCGGTGCTGCGCACCACCGTGGAGCTGTTCCGCGGGGACACCGAGCGCGGCACCCTGCACGGCCTGCTCGAGTCGCTTGGCGCGGCGCGTCTGGCTGACGCGGTGCCCCTGGAGGCCTGGTACAACATCTCCACCAGCCAGTTCATCTCGCTGTGCATGTTCACTTTTGGCGCTACTTTGTTGTACCGGCGGATCCGCCAGTCCGGTGAGCTGCCGGGCGTGGGACCGACTCCCAGCCCCGCGTGAGGCTGCGAGGTTGATCGGAAAGCGCGTCTTGGGGACACTCGTGGGTGCCCATGGCGTACGAGTCCGCGAAGTCATCCACGAAGAATCAGGCCACGAAGGTCGGTACCTCGGCCAAGTCCGCCGCCAAGTTGGCCGCCACCAGCGGCGACACGAAGTCCGGCATGCCCACGATGTCGGGCAGCGAGGTGACGTTCCAGGAGTGTGACGCCATCGAGGAGGAGATCGCGGCGCTCAAGGTGGCCTATGAGCACTACTTCCTGGGCACCGAGCGCGTCCCGCCGACGCGGCAGTACGAGGACCTGAAGAAGCGCGTGATGCGGCTCAAGGGCAGCTTCGTGCGCAACACCTCGGCGAAGTTCCGCGTGCAGTCCATCCACGGCAAGTTCGTCACCTACGAGCGGCTGTGGCAGCGCACGATCCAGGAGATCGAGAACGGCACCTACAAGCGGGACGTGGTCAAGGCCCGCCGCCGCATCGAGAAGAAGCCGGGCGACAGGCCGCGCACCCAGGGCTCGGTGGAACTGCCCGACGACGAGCTGGACTCGCTGGACGGGCCGTCGCTGCCCGTGCGCGGCGTGCCGTCGGTGGCCCCGTTGGTGCCGTCGGTGGCGCCCCTGGTGCCGTCGGTGGCGCCGGTGACGCCCGCGGTCAAGCCCCTGGTGCCCTCCGTGGCGCCCGTCATTCCGGCCATCGCGCCCCTGGTGCCGTCGGTCAAGCCGCTGGTGCCCTCCGTGGCGCCCGTGGCGGCCCGCCCCGCGGGGGCTCCCCGTGCCGCTCCACCCGCGGCGCGTCCCGCCGCCGCGTCCGGGAACAACGACCTGTCCGACGCCCGGCTCAAGTCCGTGTACGACGCCTACGTGGCCGCCAAGCGCAACAACAAGGAGGACACCTCCAAGATGAACTACGACTCCGTGGCCGCCTCGCTGCGCAAGCAGGTGCCGGAGTTGATGAAGCAGCACAAGGCGAACTCGGTGGAGTTCAAGGTCGTCATCAAGGATGGCAAGGCCGTGCTCAAGGCCGTGCCCAAGTAGGCGCCCGCGCGGATGAACCAGGATCTCGAGTCGCTCAAGGCGCGGGTGAGCCAGTTGTCGGTGATGATCTTCGACATCGACGGCACGCTCACGGACGGACGCATCTTCTGGGTGCCCAACTCGGGCTGGACGCAGATGTACAGCGTGCGCGACGGCATGGGCATCAAGCGGCTGCAGGAGGTGGGCATGGAGGTGGCGGCCATCTCCGGCGGCGACAGCCTCTCGGCGCAGATGCGGATGCAGTCGCTGGGCATCAAGCACGTGCACTTCGGCAGTCAGGACAAGGTGGCGCACTTCGAGACGCTGCTGGAGCTGCTCGAGGTGACGCCGGAGCGGTGCGGCTACATGGGGGATGAGCTGGTGGACCTGCCGCTGCTCCAGGCGGTGGGCTTCTCGGCGGCGCCCCCCGAGGCCCCGGACGAGGTGCGCTCCCGGGTGCACTATGTCGCGCAGCGGGCGGCGGGCTTCGGCGCGGCGCGTGAGGTGTGTGAGTTCATCCTCCGACACCGCCGCGTGCCCTGATTCTGTCGGGTGTTGAGCCTTCTCCCCTCCCAAAACGTCAACCCCCCGCACGAAGTGGTTCCCCCCAGGCGGGGGCATCCCTAGGTTGCGCGCCGCGCGAGGGGCCTCCCGGCCTTCGCGGACGCGAACGGGCAGTTGGACCGGACAACCTGAGGTGGGAGATGGCTGGAGGGACACGACGCTGGAGGCTCGCGGGGGCGATGGTGGTGCTCTGGCTGGCGAGCGGATGCGTGGTCGACTTCCCCCCGGACGAGGCCCAGGCGCGGCTCGCGTTGCTCGAGGAGGATGATCGGCGCATGGACGCGGCGTTCGATGCCGTGGAGGTCCGGTTGCTGGGCAATCAGGCCCGGATGCACCTGTGGCAGGAGCTGGAGCAGCGGCACGGCCAGGTGTCCGCCATCCAGTGCCAGGTGTCCGAGGAGCATCTGAGGGGCATGGCGAACCTGCTGAAGCGGCAGGAGGAGAAGGCGCGCGCTCAACGCATGGCGTCAGCCGGCACGGTCCTCTCCTCGGCCTTCCAGGGAGCGATGAGCCGCTAGGCCCCTGGCGGGTGTCGCGCGCGTGACGGAGCGGCTGAATCCGGCTAGAACTCCGGCCTCGTGAGAACCCGGATCACAGCGCTCCTCCTCGCCACCG contains:
- a CDS encoding prolipoprotein diacylglyceryl transferase, giving the protein MLPVLLHFTFTSLASQLLLFAVALVMVVSIARNGWLGAEGPSPTSGQRLTRALGYGAVAGGLAFVGLRYALPADAIPGGQGQGIPVHSYGLLLAAGFLTAMSVASRLAQDEWRSVSWVPDASGGGQWVDTEGPRKREAVLDLGFHVLVGGLVGSRVLFVLVNWKDYARDWTQVFSLGGGLVFYGGLIGAALAAWLFARRHGMDFLRLADVAIPTVSLGQCLGRLGCFSAGCCWGDVAASGARFMARFPGAGLAQDLFGRLSGSASLAFQSQAQDGRFVLPDSGLILHYPVPGAVRISEWVAQHGTTLPVHPTQIYESVGQLVLFCVLLYARRYRRFHGQIFALWLMCYAVLRTTVELFRGDTERGTLHGLLESLGAARLADAVPLEAWYNISTSQFISLCMFTFGATLLYRRIRQSGELPGVGPTPSPA
- a CDS encoding MXAN_5187 C-terminal domain-containing protein → MAYESAKSSTKNQATKVGTSAKSAAKLAATSGDTKSGMPTMSGSEVTFQECDAIEEEIAALKVAYEHYFLGTERVPPTRQYEDLKKRVMRLKGSFVRNTSAKFRVQSIHGKFVTYERLWQRTIQEIENGTYKRDVVKARRRIEKKPGDRPRTQGSVELPDDELDSLDGPSLPVRGVPSVAPLVPSVAPLVPSVAPVTPAVKPLVPSVAPVIPAIAPLVPSVKPLVPSVAPVAARPAGAPRAAPPAARPAAASGNNDLSDARLKSVYDAYVAAKRNNKEDTSKMNYDSVAASLRKQVPELMKQHKANSVEFKVVIKDGKAVLKAVPK
- the lspA gene encoding signal peptidase II, with protein sequence MPRKYLLLLSVALGVIVLDQWTKYLVVRELTTRFDDRPTLGERLSAMYGDPPPQGYDGLHYRSKRHIEILPSFFRLRYAENPGAAWGLFRSLPPHIRGPLFHVVSLGAVVFITWYFSKLSGKDPKERWALWGLPLVLGGALGNYIDRIARAFVIDFLEAHWYDKAAWPSFNVADSAIVVGVGLLLVDAFVRKETPEERKSAELGS
- a CDS encoding Mut7-C RNAse domain-containing protein, with product MSPLWLRFHGPLNDFLAPERRGVEFAHPLPAPCSVKDLIESLGPPHPEVDVVLVEGEAVNFSHRVQHGQRIAVHPPGSPPDQTPSLRVGPPALSEPRFLLDVGLGRLASLLRMLGFDTVWRNDFADDVLARRSRDEQRILLTRDLGVLKRSEVVHGYFPRETDPSRQLPEVARRYGLVPRMRPFTRCLACNTPLVGASPEEVRGRVPERVLATFSSFQHCPGCQRVFWAGSHHERMRALIDSLRGV
- the lspA gene encoding signal peptidase II translates to MVKRFRVLILVGLATLAADQVTKYLAVAHLTEALDGRTGLARLEGFVSEQNLDNDPPVEGAFRRSTRPYRFIEDYWHFRYVENPGAAWGMFANLPDGVRRPFFHGVSLIALGFILYMYLKLTPDQARSRWALALVTGGALGNFVDRLLRGYVIDFIDWHWRNQPGMRWPTFNVADAAICVGVGLLLLDSFQTRQPVESVTPGGQVV
- a CDS encoding KdsC family phosphatase; protein product: MNQDLESLKARVSQLSVMIFDIDGTLTDGRIFWVPNSGWTQMYSVRDGMGIKRLQEVGMEVAAISGGDSLSAQMRMQSLGIKHVHFGSQDKVAHFETLLELLEVTPERCGYMGDELVDLPLLQAVGFSAAPPEAPDEVRSRVHYVAQRAAGFGAAREVCEFILRHRRVP